CACCAAACCCAACGAGAATAATAGATAATATAGAAGAACAAATGGCCCGAGGCTTACGGGTAATGTGCAACAATACAACGACAAATTCAGATACCCACACAAGCCAACCTGGGACACTCATGGTCTCTTCGTTCTTTGCGAGAGGTAATACGAATGGAGGCATTCCCATCACAATCCAAACTGATGGTGCGTGGAAGAAAGGGAGAAGGCAAAAATCATGCTGGGTTGCTGCAGTGGGATGGTATGCAACAGAGAAATTGGGATTAATAAGAGAAGGAAGCCAACGAGTGTTCGCTACCATCCTTTTCCATGCGGAGATGGCAGCAGTTTGGTGGGCTCTTAAGGACATGAAACCGAACTACACCAGGATGGAAGTCCATATGAACTCGATACAAGTAGTGCGAGCTTTTTAAGGTGTGGGAGGGGGGAGTAAGCATTGGGACACGAAGATTACTGGAAGATATCGTTCATATTACAAAGGCTTAGATTATTTTTGTATATCTAATGTACCTAGAACTAATATTGCTAAAGCCCATAACGAGGGAGGCTACATcgctggttaccagcgatgtTTTGGCTCCATACCCAcgcaaaaaaaaagggaaatgaaataaattttaattgCTGGCCCACTTTTAATGAATTGGGGTAAATTTCACTTCCCCTGAGCTCCGTTCATTCGCAGCAAAGAAAAGGGAGCAAGAGGTAGAGGAAGAAAATGGCGGGAAGAAGCTCCTCCTTTGATGAGCATCAACAATAAAGCAATCTCGCAAAAAAGAACTACAATTAATTGTTCTGAAATTGAAAGGTTAccaaaaaaatggaggaaattTCTAATTTATGCTCAAGCTCAAGCTCAAGCTCAGATGGTGGAGAAGATGAGAACGGAGAAGAGGTAAGAATTCTTGTACATTTCTCAATTTCAACAATTTCACATACATTTCTCGTACATTTCTGATTTTCAACACATTCATGTGTAAAAGTAATTCAATTTCTTACCTAGTTAAGAACAATATGTATACCTAGTTAAGAACAATTTCTGAATTTGACTACGAATGTATACCCCTTCATGTTACTTTGATATACTGTCATATGCTATTTATGttgtgtcattgttgtattaaattcTGCCCAAATATTATTTGGTACCTTAGGTATTCCGGATGTGTTCCTTTATAATTATGTTGTTAATTTAGGATTCCGGATGTGTTCCTTTAGAATTATGTTGGTGTTTATTTGACAGCTGATTTATGTTAAAAATAAGATTATTGGATTTAGAATATCTGTCATATTGGTGGAAAACTAGTGTCATTGGTttataaatactgtcattgatGATGATGTTGAAATATTTTGGGAATGTATAATTTGGTAGGTTGTATCTGACTGGTTGGATGCTAATGACGATGACATTCTAGTATCGTGTGGGGATGCAGAATTGGGGAACTTTGATGAAGTGGGAAACTTAGGAGATGAAAGTTTATGTCGTACACCATCGGAGATAATTTTGAATTGTGAGGGCAAGAGTGTAGTGGAAGAGGAAGTTCTGGCTACCCCTGTAGTTGGTATGACCTTTTCATCATGGGATAGGGATGATGAACATTTTAGGAAATACGGAAAGCAATGTGGTTTTGGGGTTGTTCGTGCTTATGGTAATTACAGTCGCAAAGCTGGTGAGAAGAGGACCTTGAGGAGCTATGTTTGGAAGTGTGAATGTGGAGGCGAACCAGATTTACGATTCCGGACGAAGGGGGTGAAAGCTAAGGGGGCGATGATTACCGCCCCTGGTGTCCTTGACAAGAGGACTAGTAAGTAAAAAAAGTGTGGATGCCCTGTTCATATGTATGCGGTGGCAGACAATTCTGGAACTTGGGAAGTAAGGAAAGCAGTAGTTGAACACTTGAATCACAAGCCAACGCCCCTTAAGTCTCGATATATCTCAATGTATAGGAGAGATAGTATTACTTCTATTGTGAGGAGGAGGTTATTCAATGGTGTTGGTGGTGGTTCCAAGATCAGTAACATTCACAGGAGCTTAGCTAAAGAGAGAAATGGTGTAGAAAATATGTCTATAAGTGTGAAGGACTTGAGGAACATAGTGGCGAAGGAAAAGAGGCTCAAGATGAGAGGTGGGGATGCGAAAGCCATGTTTGATTATTTCGATAAGATGACTGCCGGAAACCATAATTTTTTCCATCGTTATAGATTAAATTCTAAGAATCGCTTGACTGATGTTATGTGGGTTGATGCAAGGAGTAGAGTAGCCTACCAAGACTTTGGGGATGTAGTATGTTTTGACTCCACATATGTCACAAACAATTATGAGCTTCCATTTTCTAATTTTGTGGGAGTCAATCATCATGGGCAGACTATTTTGCTTGGCTGTGCACTAGTGTCTCATGAAGACACCGAAACATTTGTTTGGTTGTTCAAAACTTGGCTCCATTGTATGGGAGGCAAAGCTCCTATTAGTTTTTTGACTGATCAATGTGCAGCAATGAGGGCGGCTCTTGAAATAGCTATGCCTATGCCAACCACTAAGCATCGATGGTGCTTGTGGCACATACTTCAAAAATTTGGCAAAAAGTTGGGCAACTATGCAAAATATTCGGAGTTCAAAGTTGTGTTACATAACGTGATTTATGATAGTTTAACAGAAGCAGAGTTTGAGGTGAATTGGACTTCTTCTATAGAGTTATATGGACTTGGTGAAGACGATTGGTTAAGTGGTACGTCTGTCATCCTTTTATCTCATTTAAAGGTGCATTTTATTTCATGTTTTAAATGGTAAAGATAGTAAGTTGGTTATTCTGTGCTAAACACTTATGAGTCTCTGATATTATTTAGGTAGATGGTCTTTACAATTATTGTTGACTTCATTATAAATACTGTCACTGTGTTGTCAAAATACTTCCATCAAAAAACTTTCATCTACTGTTGACTTCATTATAAATACTGTCAtaacattttaaaatattttcaattctgTACCAATACTGTCATAAGGTTTTTCTTTATATATTTTTGGAGTTTGgagtttgaatattttgtttaacTGAAGGCTTGTACGACCAGAGACACATGTGGGTCCCAGCGTAACTGAAACACTTGTTTTGGGCTGGAATGAAGACCACACAACGTTCTGAGAGTATCAACAGTTTTTTTGATAAGTATGTGAAAAGGGACACCCGTTTGTATCAGTTTGCAGAGAGCTACATTGATGCTATGGAACACAGAGTTAATACTGAGAAACAAGCTGATGCCGACACATCCATTAATGTTAGGGATCTGGTAACTGGTTTTCCAGCAGAAAGAGTATTTCGAAAGTTGTACACAGATGCGAAGTTTTTGGAGGTTCAAGTTCAATGCATGAGAGTATTATATATCCAATGGCTTAGAAGAGATGAGTTGTCAGAAATAGAAATGGAACACCATTTGGAAGACAGGGTATGGATTTACATAAAGGAAATTAGGAAGGAGATTGTAACCGATAAGAGGAGAACATACACAGTGCGATTGAATATCGAGACCAAACAAGCTTGTTGTGATTGCAAGTTATTTGAGGCCCATGGAATTATTTGTAGGCATGTGATTAATGTTTTTGACAGAGAGAAAATCACCGAGGTACCGGAGTGGATGATACTTAGGCGTTGGCGCAAGGATATTCATAGGCCGCATACCCGTGTCAAAGTGGCTTACCATGACCCAAGCAAAACTGAAGAAGTATTGCGGTTTGACACCCTTTTGGTCAAGTTCGAGTCCTTTTGCTTGAAGGCTGCCACCCTGCCCGAATATGTGAAAATTGCAAATGCAACTTTAGATCAGTTGGAAATCCAGCTTGATGAGAACATCAAAGTGAATGCTCAGAATAAGAAGAACGGCCAAGAAAATGAAGGG
This sequence is a window from Spinacia oleracea cultivar Varoflay chromosome 1, BTI_SOV_V1, whole genome shotgun sequence. Protein-coding genes within it:
- the LOC130464117 gene encoding protein FAR-RED IMPAIRED RESPONSE 1-like; translation: MEEISNLCSSSSSSSDGGEDENGEEVVSDWLDANDDDILVSCGDAELGNFDEVGNLGDESLCRTPSEIILNCEGKSVVEEEVLATPVVGMTFSSWDRDDEHFRKYGKQCGFGVVRAYGNYSRKAGEKRTLRSYVWKCECGGEPDLRFRTKGVKAKGAMITAPGVLDKRTNNSGTWEVRKAVVEHLNHKPTPLKSRYISMYRRDSITSIVRRRLFNGVGGGSKISNIHRSLAKERNGVENMSISVKDLRNIVAKEKRLKMRGGDAKAMFDYFDKMTAGNHNFFHRYRLNSKNRLTDVMWVDARSRVAYQDFGDVVCFDSTYVTNNYELPFSNFVGVNHHGQTILLGCALVSHEDTETFVWLFKTWLHCMGGKAPISFLTDQCAAMRAALEIAMPMPTTKHRWCLWHILQKFGKKLGNYAKYSEFKVVLHNVIYDSLTEAEFEVNWTSSIELYGLGEDDWLSGTSVILLSHLKVDGLYNYC